TCAATTGGTAAGATCCGCCACAAGCGTAGGGGCCAATTACTGCGAGGCTAACGGAGCCAGTTCCAAAAAAGATTTTAAAAACAAAATCCACATCTGCAAAAAAGAAATAAAAGAAACTAAATACTGGCTGCGGTTATTGGTAAAAACCAATAATGAAAAGAAAAAAGAAATCAGAGAAC
Above is a window of Candidatus Zixiibacteriota bacterium DNA encoding:
- a CDS encoding four helix bundle protein, with the protein product MEYNLEERTAKFSENIIDLLKSIRLNSINKSIVNQLVRSATSVGANYCEANGASSKKDFKNKIHICKKEIKETKYWLRLLVKTNNEKKKEIRELRKEAQELTLIFSKIIITMNKK